A DNA window from Castanea sativa cultivar Marrone di Chiusa Pesio chromosome 7, ASM4071231v1 contains the following coding sequences:
- the LOC142605331 gene encoding tetraketide alpha-pyrone reductase 1, whose product MDSKIEFKGKVCVTGASGFLASWLVKRLLLSGYHVTGTVRDPGNEKKLAHLLSLEGARERLRLVKADLMEEGSFDDAIMGCHGVFHTASPVLKPSSDPKAEILDPAIEGTLNVLRSCKKNPSLRRVILTSSSSTVRVRDDFDPNIPLDETFWSSVELCERLQLWYALSKTLAERAAWEFCNKNGIDLVTILPSFLVGPSLPGDLCSTASDILGLLKGETEKFHWHGRMGYVHIDDVALCNILVYENETAHGRYLCSSTVLDNDELASLLAERYPSLPIPKGFEPLNRPYYEFNTSKIKSLGFKFKSIQEMFDDCIASLVEQGHLRSV is encoded by the exons ATGGACAGCAAAATCGAATTTAAAGGCAAAGTTTGCGTGACGGGGGCTTCCGGCTTTCTGGCGTCTTGGCTAGTTAAGCGACTTCTCCTGTCTGGATACCATGTCACTGGAACTGTTAGAGATCCAG GGAATGAGAAGAAGTTGGCACATCTGTTGAGTCTGGAAGGAGCAAGGGAGAGACTCCGATTGGTGAAGGCTGATTTGATGGAAGAGGGAAGCTTTGACGATGCAATCATGGGATGCCATGGCGTTTTCCACACTGCTTCTCCTGTACTGAAACCTTCATCTGATCCAAAG GCCGAAATCTTGGACCCGGCTATTGAGGGTACATTGAACGTGCTACGTTCATGTAAGAAGAATCCATCTTTAAGGCGTGTAATTCTCACCTCATCTTCTTCAACTGTGAGGGTAAGAGATGATTTTGACCCAAATATACCTTTGGATGAGACATTTTGGAGCTCTGTGGAACTCTGTGAGAGACTCCAG TTATGGTATGCTTTATCAAAAACACTCGCTGAGAGGGCAGCATGGGAATTCTGCAACAAAAATGGTATTGATCTAGTGACCATTCTACCATCATTCCTTGTTGGACCTAGTTTGCCGGGAGATTTGTGTTCTACTGCTTCTGATATCCTTGGCTTGCTTAAGG GTGAAACGGAGAAATTTCATTGGCACGGAAGGATGGGATATGTCCACATAGATGATGTTGCACTTTGCAACATCCTAGTTTATGAGAATGAAACTGCTCACGGACGATACCTTTGTAGCTCCACTGTGCTGGATAATGATGAGTTGGCATCGTTGTTAGCAGAACGATATCCTTCACTACCTATCCCTAAAGG GTTTGAGCCACTAAACAGACCATATTATGAGTTTAACACCTCGAAGATCAAGAGTTTAGGATTCAAGTTCAAGTCTATCCAAGAGATGTTTGATGATTGCATTGCATCCCTGGTGGAACAAGGTCATCTTCGGTCTGTCTAG